A portion of the Pedobacter cryoconitis genome contains these proteins:
- the sufD gene encoding Fe-S cluster assembly protein SufD, producing MVNQLTAPFYNQLIAEFENAPKGENTNGDLSKSREDAFELFKAKGFPTSKDEDWKFTNLTPFLTDTFSLTIGETDQQEVKQAITSATIPGLDAWLLVLLNGKIQFDLSVLPEVDQLIVLPLESVINTESYKNYITCKEAEGNRMYALNTAFFTDGYFLEVPKNVVLDKPVQIIHLYTATENMLFQPRHLIVVNENAKAELIDSAVSLGNAQRVLMNSVTQVTVKENANLIQYVIQDNAAADRLINYNHITQERNSRYDNFMFNLPGAELIRNNLEIVLNGTATETHLLGLYLVAGHQLTDNHTAIHHRFPHCDSNEIYKGVLLDKGKAVFNGKVFVERPAQKTNAFQQNSNLLLSDKAQVFAKPQLEIFADDVKCSHGCTVGQFDPESLFYLRSRGISEESSRKLLVEAFMFDVTQKIENEAIKDFVQSLIYKKMENSLATII from the coding sequence ATGGTAAATCAGTTAACAGCTCCATTCTATAATCAATTGATTGCTGAGTTTGAAAATGCCCCAAAAGGTGAAAATACCAATGGCGATTTATCAAAATCAAGAGAAGATGCTTTTGAGCTATTTAAAGCGAAAGGTTTTCCGACATCAAAAGATGAAGATTGGAAATTCACTAACCTGACTCCGTTTCTTACTGATACTTTCTCTTTAACTATAGGGGAAACAGATCAGCAAGAGGTTAAACAAGCAATAACTTCAGCTACTATACCAGGGCTGGATGCTTGGTTATTGGTTTTACTGAATGGTAAAATCCAATTTGACTTATCAGTTTTACCAGAGGTGGATCAATTGATTGTTCTTCCGCTTGAAAGTGTGATCAATACAGAAAGCTATAAAAACTATATCACCTGTAAAGAAGCAGAAGGTAATAGGATGTATGCATTAAATACTGCATTTTTTACAGATGGATACTTCCTTGAAGTGCCAAAAAATGTAGTATTAGACAAGCCTGTACAGATTATACATCTTTACACCGCTACAGAAAATATGCTTTTTCAGCCACGCCACTTAATTGTTGTGAACGAAAATGCAAAAGCAGAACTAATTGATAGCGCGGTTTCCTTAGGGAATGCACAGCGCGTATTGATGAACAGTGTAACACAGGTAACAGTAAAAGAAAATGCAAACCTGATCCAGTATGTGATTCAGGATAATGCAGCAGCAGACAGGCTGATCAATTATAACCACATTACACAAGAGCGTAATAGCCGTTATGATAACTTCATGTTCAATTTACCAGGTGCAGAACTGATCCGGAATAACCTGGAAATTGTGCTGAATGGTACTGCAACAGAAACGCATTTGTTAGGTCTATACCTGGTAGCAGGTCATCAATTAACCGATAACCATACCGCTATTCACCATCGTTTCCCGCATTGTGATAGCAATGAGATTTATAAAGGAGTATTGTTAGATAAAGGTAAAGCCGTATTTAACGGGAAAGTATTTGTAGAGCGTCCAGCTCAGAAAACCAATGCTTTTCAGCAAAACAGTAACCTTTTACTAAGTGATAAAGCACAAGTATTTGCTAAACCACAGTTAGAGATCTTTGCAGATGATGTGAAGTGTAGTCATGGTTGTACCGTAGGACAATTCGATCCTGAATCCTTATTTTACCTGCGTTCGAGAGGGATTTCTGAAGAATCTTCACGTAAACTACTGGTAGAAGCATTTATGTTTGATGTTACTCAAAAAATTGAAAATGAAGCAATAAAGGATTTTGTTCAATCTTTAATTTATAAAAAGATGGAAAATTCATTAGCAACAATCATTTAA
- a CDS encoding aminotransferase class V-fold PLP-dependent enzyme produces MGKLIAENIREDFPILQTKVYGKDLVYLDNAATTQKPKAVLAAVADYYKTCNSNVHRGVHLLSQQATAAYEEARHKVSQFINAAFSHEVIFTKGTTDGINLVASSFGKKFLQKGDSILISAMEHHSNIVPWQMICEEQGATLKVIPMDENGVLRLDTLPELLEGSVKLVSVTYVSNSLGTINPIREIIKQAHAKDIPVMIDAAQAIQHLPVDVQELDVDFLAFSGHKIYGPTGIGVLYGKEKWLNMIPPYQGGGDMIKTVTFEKTIYNDLPYKFEAGTPDISGAIGLGAAVDYVNAIGLDAIQKKEDELLNYALQQLAGLTNLKFIGKSAQRASVISFLIDGVHPYDLGELLDKQGIAIRTGHHCTEPIMDFFGIPGTCRASFAFYNTHAEVDLLVAGIKRAAAVLL; encoded by the coding sequence ATGGGCAAATTAATAGCAGAAAATATCAGAGAAGACTTTCCAATACTACAAACAAAAGTATATGGCAAGGACTTGGTTTATCTTGATAATGCAGCAACAACACAAAAACCCAAAGCAGTTTTAGCTGCTGTAGCGGATTATTATAAAACTTGTAACAGCAATGTACACCGCGGTGTACACTTGCTTAGTCAGCAAGCAACCGCTGCTTACGAAGAAGCCCGTCATAAGGTGAGTCAATTTATAAATGCTGCTTTTAGTCACGAGGTTATTTTCACTAAAGGGACCACTGACGGAATTAATCTGGTTGCTTCCTCATTTGGGAAAAAATTCCTTCAAAAAGGAGATAGTATCCTGATTTCTGCCATGGAGCACCATTCCAATATTGTACCCTGGCAAATGATTTGTGAAGAGCAGGGAGCAACCTTAAAGGTTATCCCTATGGATGAAAATGGCGTATTGCGATTAGATACCCTGCCTGAACTTTTAGAGGGAAGTGTAAAGCTGGTCTCAGTTACTTATGTATCGAATTCTCTTGGGACAATTAATCCAATCAGGGAGATTATTAAACAGGCACATGCCAAAGATATTCCTGTAATGATTGATGCTGCGCAGGCTATACAGCATTTACCTGTAGATGTACAAGAACTGGACGTCGATTTTCTTGCTTTCTCAGGACATAAAATTTACGGGCCTACCGGGATTGGTGTACTTTATGGTAAAGAAAAATGGCTGAATATGATCCCTCCTTATCAGGGAGGTGGAGATATGATCAAAACGGTTACTTTCGAAAAGACGATTTACAATGATCTGCCCTATAAATTTGAAGCAGGTACTCCAGATATTTCCGGGGCGATCGGACTGGGGGCAGCTGTAGATTATGTTAATGCTATTGGTCTGGATGCTATACAAAAGAAAGAGGATGAATTATTAAATTACGCACTGCAGCAATTGGCAGGTTTAACGAACCTTAAGTTTATCGGTAAATCCGCGCAACGGGCAAGTGTAATTTCATTTTTAATTGATGGTGTGCATCCTTACGATCTGGGAGAATTACTCGATAAACAAGGAATTGCGATCCGTACAGGACATCACTGTACTGAGCCAATTATGGACTTTTTTGGGATACCAGGAACATGCAGGGCCTCATTTGCCTTTTACAATACACATGCAGAAGTGGATTTACTGGTAGCAGGAATCAAAAGAGCTGCTGCGGTACTCCTTTAA
- a CDS encoding SufE family protein, with the protein MTINEQQDEIIEEFELFSDWMDKYENIIDMGKELPLIDAQYKIPENLIKGCQSSVWLHPEYVAGKILFTADSDAIITKGLISMMVRVLSGHTPQEIIEADLYFINTIGLQNHLSPNRSNGLLSMLKQMKMYALAFKSQD; encoded by the coding sequence ATGACAATTAACGAACAACAGGACGAGATTATAGAAGAGTTTGAACTCTTTTCAGACTGGATGGATAAATATGAGAATATCATCGATATGGGGAAAGAACTTCCTTTAATTGATGCGCAATATAAGATCCCGGAAAATCTGATTAAGGGATGTCAGTCCAGTGTCTGGTTACATCCGGAATACGTAGCCGGTAAAATATTATTTACGGCTGATAGCGATGCTATTATTACTAAAGGCTTGATCAGTATGATGGTCCGGGTTTTATCCGGACATACCCCACAGGAAATAATAGAGGCAGATTTGTATTTTATAAATACCATAGGCTTACAAAATCATTTGTCTCCAAACCGTTCGAACGGATTGCTGTCGATGTTAAAACAAATGAAAATGTATGCCCTGGCTTTTAAATCACAAGATTAA
- a CDS encoding SUF system Fe-S cluster assembly protein, producing MMNEPLLRDKIEEALHTIYDPEIPVNIYELGLIYKIDMLEDNNVHIYMTLTAPACPAAGEILGEVETKVKAVEGVNEVEVRLTFDPPWDRDMMSDEARLELGWL from the coding sequence ATGATGAACGAACCATTGTTAAGAGATAAAATTGAAGAAGCGTTGCATACAATTTATGATCCGGAAATACCAGTTAATATTTATGAGCTGGGCCTGATCTATAAAATTGATATGCTGGAAGATAACAACGTACATATTTATATGACGCTGACTGCACCAGCGTGTCCTGCTGCCGGAGAAATTCTGGGAGAAGTAGAAACTAAGGTGAAAGCTGTAGAAGGCGTAAATGAAGTAGAAGTACGGCTTACTTTTGATCCGCCATGGGATAGAGATATGATGAGTGATGAAGCAAGATTAGAACTGGGCTGGTTGTAA
- a CDS encoding helix-turn-helix transcriptional regulator, whose amino-acid sequence MEESKVPFREGAVNLLKTSGPQSLLSLAREFKVTVEGARFQMLRLEKEGLVTSSKTVTGRGRPQQLWSLTSMGQSRFPDTHAALTVKLMEVMKELLGEGAVSQLITANGEKGTHKYLKELEGVSDLEKRIHSFVSIRTKEGYMAQVIKDEEGFIFIENHCPIGAAAHANPAICSAEFKTLQTVMGENVPIKRIEYIVDGGRRCAYRISSAKS is encoded by the coding sequence ATGGAAGAAAGTAAAGTGCCATTTAGGGAAGGTGCCGTAAACCTGCTGAAAACCAGCGGGCCGCAATCTCTATTGTCGCTTGCGCGGGAATTTAAGGTAACAGTAGAGGGTGCGCGTTTCCAAATGCTCCGGCTGGAAAAAGAAGGTTTGGTCACTTCGAGTAAAACAGTCACGGGAAGAGGCAGGCCACAACAATTATGGTCACTCACCAGTATGGGACAATCCAGATTTCCTGATACACATGCTGCGTTAACAGTGAAGTTAATGGAAGTGATGAAAGAACTGCTGGGCGAAGGGGCAGTTTCGCAGTTGATTACTGCAAACGGCGAAAAAGGTACTCACAAATATCTAAAAGAATTAGAGGGAGTCTCTGACCTCGAAAAAAGAATTCATAGTTTTGTCTCTATCCGGACAAAAGAGGGCTATATGGCCCAGGTAATCAAAGATGAAGAAGGGTTCATCTTTATTGAAAATCATTGTCCTATCGGTGCTGCTGCTCATGCAAATCCCGCAATATGCAGTGCCGAGTTTAAAACTTTACAAACCGTTATGGGCGAGAATGTACCTATCAAACGTATAGAGTATATTGTTGACGGGGGCAGAAGGTGTGCTTACCGTATCTCTTCTGCTAAATCATAA
- a CDS encoding lantibiotic dehydratase produces MSEFIVAPFLLVRSPAYSCENFNEVFLQQQLKTDFFRASLFFASQTLYIELKKKNFDYAQFNEQVKTTLWKYLNRMCFRPLPYGLFSSFSVAKWTSGKNNLSFSGKGELTALPDFVSVLDYIHGLRIADLSAIRYYTNNSMYTAAGELYFVSEAYTEQDKHVIVHLKVIPGLKSLLKFISQGQTKDAIINYLIAHYGEDAGADNYFNHLVHGGVIVSELLPNVTGVLYNERCVELLKEYTQLDLKGISTFSIPVNDQHNELPGLNKHIEEILVRNEKSAPYSLYQREISGGLNKEVHPEFISLVNNLDKLTKDRNEEPMLAFKAAFIKKYERQEVPLMEVMDPGVGIGYDNLTSAFDNQDDEFIVDLRRPKESKSTIKWGAAERMLFEKWSNFSGKGPGKIQLTQEDIDLLPESKSILPPGMFLLYKNVDQELWIDQIGGMSGIEPGARFGITNSEIDRQLQEICEQEMSVNHDFIFAEIAFSPANRTSNINQRGHFYPYEIPILTHPTRSAEHTIKLNDLAISISNNTILLRSIKLNKYIIPRLSSAYNVQLTTIPVFRFLCDLQYQGIKASLSFSLKDFFPGMSFYPRVQLNNAVISAATWILNQDKINKVIAQNLDFWEELALPAYFSLNEMDNFLVFNKHNNDDLKLFRKCIRNKESVTLKEYVFPDCAAIQDAEKRPYVSQYITCVVNQSKSYAAPHLKSNRTASVKKLKVKRTFFPGDEWLYLKLYAHDSLMDNILMDTVLPVIQKYKKKNAAFKWFFIRYNENGHHLRLRFFIDRELAHTLLSELNTRLKPLCSSGKVSEISLDTYQRELERYSGELIQEIESLFYHDSEYILTAFQIGGLDLRSKLSFAVHSALLIVKSFLKDKAQRFEFFTQVLSGFSNEFNNTDKIIIRKLDLKYRNFRKELIESEHFSDRENNSAYPCFNQMLQDLNDKISHWTPADKNNLIASLIHMHMNRIFENKPREYECLTYHFMNKHQAYLNYTTNDEF; encoded by the coding sequence ATGTCTGAATTTATCGTAGCTCCATTTTTACTCGTCCGGTCCCCAGCTTACAGCTGTGAAAATTTTAACGAAGTTTTTCTCCAGCAACAATTAAAAACTGATTTCTTCAGGGCAAGTCTGTTTTTTGCGAGTCAGACGCTGTATATTGAATTAAAGAAAAAGAATTTTGACTATGCTCAATTCAATGAACAAGTAAAGACTACGCTGTGGAAATATCTGAACAGAATGTGCTTCAGACCATTACCTTATGGTCTTTTTTCTTCCTTTTCCGTTGCAAAATGGACCTCCGGAAAGAATAATCTATCTTTTAGTGGTAAAGGTGAGTTGACAGCTCTTCCAGATTTTGTATCCGTTCTGGACTACATTCATGGATTAAGAATAGCGGACCTGTCAGCTATTCGTTACTATACAAACAATTCAATGTATACAGCAGCAGGAGAATTGTATTTTGTTAGCGAGGCCTATACTGAACAGGATAAACATGTTATTGTCCATTTAAAAGTTATCCCCGGCCTCAAGAGCTTGTTAAAATTTATAAGCCAGGGGCAGACCAAAGATGCTATTATAAATTATTTGATAGCACATTACGGTGAAGATGCTGGTGCTGATAATTATTTTAATCATTTAGTTCATGGAGGGGTCATTGTTTCAGAACTCCTGCCAAATGTTACGGGAGTATTATATAATGAGCGTTGCGTTGAGCTGCTGAAAGAATATACTCAACTTGATCTGAAGGGGATCAGCACTTTCTCTATACCTGTTAATGATCAGCATAATGAATTACCCGGGCTGAATAAACACATAGAAGAAATCCTGGTCAGGAATGAAAAAAGTGCGCCATATAGTCTATATCAACGCGAAATTTCCGGTGGACTAAACAAGGAAGTACATCCTGAATTTATTTCACTGGTCAATAACCTGGACAAGCTAACCAAAGATAGGAATGAGGAACCAATGCTTGCCTTTAAAGCCGCTTTTATAAAAAAATATGAGCGCCAGGAAGTTCCATTAATGGAAGTTATGGATCCGGGAGTTGGTATTGGATATGATAACCTGACTTCGGCTTTTGATAATCAGGATGATGAATTTATAGTTGATTTACGGAGACCAAAGGAATCAAAAAGCACGATAAAATGGGGAGCAGCAGAAAGAATGCTCTTTGAAAAATGGAGTAATTTTTCAGGAAAGGGACCGGGCAAAATCCAGCTCACACAAGAGGATATAGATTTACTTCCGGAAAGTAAATCTATATTACCGCCTGGTATGTTTCTTTTATACAAGAATGTTGATCAGGAATTGTGGATAGATCAAATAGGGGGGATGTCAGGAATCGAACCCGGAGCCAGGTTTGGAATTACAAATTCAGAAATTGATAGGCAGCTTCAAGAGATATGTGAACAAGAGATGTCTGTAAACCATGATTTTATATTTGCCGAAATTGCCTTTTCTCCAGCTAACAGAACCTCAAATATCAATCAGCGGGGGCATTTTTACCCTTATGAAATTCCTATACTAACGCATCCGACACGTTCGGCGGAGCATACCATTAAATTGAATGATCTGGCTATTTCGATTAGTAATAATACTATTTTGTTAAGATCAATTAAACTCAATAAGTATATCATACCAAGACTTTCTTCAGCTTATAATGTTCAGCTCACCACTATTCCTGTATTCAGATTTTTGTGCGATCTGCAGTATCAGGGAATTAAGGCAAGTTTATCATTTTCTTTGAAAGATTTTTTTCCTGGTATGTCATTTTACCCACGGGTACAGCTCAACAATGCCGTTATTTCTGCCGCAACCTGGATATTAAATCAGGATAAAATAAATAAAGTAATTGCACAAAATCTGGATTTTTGGGAAGAATTGGCATTGCCTGCCTATTTCAGTTTGAATGAAATGGATAACTTTCTTGTCTTTAACAAGCATAATAATGATGACCTTAAATTATTTAGAAAATGCATCAGAAATAAAGAATCGGTAACCCTAAAAGAATATGTTTTTCCTGATTGTGCAGCTATACAAGATGCAGAAAAAAGACCTTACGTGAGCCAATATATTACATGCGTAGTTAACCAGTCTAAATCATATGCTGCACCTCATTTAAAATCCAATAGAACCGCAAGTGTTAAGAAATTAAAAGTTAAACGGACATTTTTTCCGGGCGATGAATGGCTATACCTTAAATTGTATGCGCATGATTCGTTAATGGATAATATTCTAATGGATACAGTGTTACCGGTTATTCAAAAATATAAGAAAAAAAATGCGGCGTTTAAGTGGTTTTTTATCAGGTACAATGAAAACGGCCACCACCTTAGATTACGGTTCTTTATCGATAGAGAATTGGCTCATACCTTATTATCGGAGCTCAACACACGATTGAAACCATTATGTAGCTCGGGGAAAGTATCAGAGATTTCGCTGGATACTTATCAGAGAGAACTGGAGAGATATTCTGGAGAATTAATACAGGAAATAGAATCGTTATTTTATCACGATAGTGAATATATCCTGACCGCCTTTCAAATAGGTGGACTTGACTTAAGGTCTAAATTAAGCTTTGCAGTGCATTCTGCACTTTTAATAGTCAAGAGTTTCCTAAAAGATAAAGCGCAACGGTTTGAGTTCTTTACTCAAGTGCTTTCCGGCTTTTCAAACGAATTTAATAACACCGATAAAATAATTATTCGTAAACTGGATCTTAAATATCGGAATTTCCGGAAAGAGCTGATTGAAAGTGAACATTTTTCTGACAGAGAGAATAACAGTGCTTATCCCTGTTTTAATCAAATGCTTCAGGACCTCAACGACAAAATATCACACTGGACACCTGCAGATAAAAATAATTTAATCGCAAGTCTGATCCATATGCATATGAATAGAATATTTGAGAATAAGCCGAGAGAATATGAGTGCCTGACCTATCATTTTATGAATAAGCATCAGGCTTATCTCAATTATACTACTAACGATGAGTTTTGA
- a CDS encoding LytR/AlgR family response regulator transcription factor gives MYKCFIIDDESHAIETLKKYAADSAQLEIISTSQNPLEAIKYINENKDIDITFLDIDMPEMSGLDVADLIYKNTAIIFTTGHAGYAVQGFEKNISDFLLKPISFEKFLKSVTKVIDKIEGQRPQSLPKNESYFFVNPGIKGKMLKVNYDDVEYIEGLNNYIVIHTPQNNHIIYLTMKEIEAGLPTNNFIRIHKSYIINIDKVTMMEGNKIMIDKMILPIGSSFKDQLLKKVNSNVIKTHR, from the coding sequence ATGTATAAATGTTTTATAATAGATGATGAATCCCATGCCATCGAAACACTAAAAAAATATGCTGCAGACAGTGCACAGCTGGAAATCATTTCCACCTCACAAAATCCACTGGAAGCTATTAAATATATTAATGAAAATAAAGATATAGATATTACTTTCCTTGACATCGATATGCCGGAAATGTCTGGTCTGGATGTAGCAGATTTAATTTATAAAAACACAGCCATCATTTTCACAACCGGGCATGCAGGGTATGCAGTACAGGGATTTGAGAAGAATATTTCTGATTTTTTGCTAAAACCTATTTCCTTTGAAAAATTCTTAAAGTCAGTTACTAAAGTTATTGATAAAATTGAAGGGCAGCGGCCACAGAGCTTACCTAAAAATGAAAGTTATTTTTTCGTTAATCCAGGGATCAAAGGTAAAATGCTCAAAGTCAATTATGATGATGTGGAATATATTGAAGGGCTAAATAACTATATTGTTATTCATACCCCTCAAAACAACCATATTATATACCTGACAATGAAGGAGATCGAAGCAGGGTTACCAACTAATAATTTCATCAGAATCCATAAATCATATATTATCAATATTGACAAAGTAACGATGATGGAGGGCAATAAAATTATGATTGATAAGATGATCCTGCCTATCGGCTCTTCTTTTAAAGATCAGCTCTTAAAAAAGGTAAATAGCAACGTTATCAAAACTCATCGTTAG
- a CDS encoding sensor histidine kinase, giving the protein MIFSSSSKNFKFYRAHIFVWTLFIAYEFLLIFLLHIPMSSPADYIFAYTLNIIFFYINTYFVWPLVYKRPTYIGIVFILLELIAYLVLKYVITWFYVALGNSTVVPFTLTLDSIARIAYRFIYIFGLSTAYWFALNIITQRKEITDLEKNKLLDQVHHQQLEKKLIDSEVAYLKSQINPHFLFNTLNFLHNSAITTAPQLTKPILLLSDIMRYALTEIPQNGKVDLSEEIEQIASFIDLNQFRFDHNLQLSFTITGNTANLQILPLILLTPVENIFKYADLKNTEYPVKINLEIKNNELEFTINNRKIRTRKPIHSHGIGLKNLKLRLDAYYPDTHEIQIVETADDYTFKLQITL; this is encoded by the coding sequence ATGATTTTCTCATCTAGCTCAAAAAACTTCAAATTTTACCGTGCTCATATTTTTGTATGGACATTATTTATTGCTTATGAATTTCTCCTTATATTCCTGCTGCATATCCCAATGTCTTCTCCTGCAGATTATATTTTTGCTTATACACTGAACATTATTTTTTTCTATATTAACACCTATTTCGTATGGCCGCTGGTCTATAAAAGGCCTACATATATTGGTATAGTGTTCATATTGCTGGAGTTAATTGCCTATTTAGTATTAAAATACGTGATAACCTGGTTTTATGTTGCGCTTGGTAATTCAACGGTCGTACCATTTACACTGACCTTAGACTCTATTGCAAGGATTGCCTATAGGTTTATCTATATTTTCGGACTAAGTACGGCCTACTGGTTTGCTTTAAATATTATTACGCAACGCAAAGAGATCACGGATCTGGAGAAAAACAAACTACTGGACCAGGTTCACCATCAGCAATTGGAGAAAAAGCTCATTGATTCTGAGGTCGCCTATTTAAAATCACAGATCAATCCTCATTTTCTATTCAATACCTTAAATTTCCTTCATAATTCGGCAATAACAACAGCACCTCAATTAACTAAACCCATCCTATTACTTTCTGATATTATGCGTTATGCCTTAACTGAAATACCGCAAAATGGAAAAGTAGACCTTTCAGAAGAAATAGAACAAATTGCTTCTTTTATAGACTTAAATCAATTTAGGTTTGATCATAATTTACAGTTATCTTTCACCATTACGGGAAATACTGCTAACCTTCAGATACTTCCTCTGATTTTATTAACACCAGTTGAAAATATTTTTAAATATGCAGACCTTAAAAATACAGAGTACCCAGTAAAAATCAATCTTGAGATTAAAAACAATGAATTGGAATTTACGATAAACAACAGAAAAATAAGAACCAGAAAACCTATTCACAGCCACGGTATAGGTCTTAAAAATTTAAAACTAAGGCTTGACGCATATTATCCGGATACTCATGAAATCCAAATCGTAGAAACTGCAGATGATTATACGTTCAAGCTTCAAATAACCTTATAA
- a CDS encoding lipid-binding SYLF domain-containing protein, with amino-acid sequence MKTMKLSKLKIALVLCASLFLSASVNAQEKEEKKVKDATTVLADFSKMKESIPSELLAVTQGIIVVPKLINAGFVIGAKRGKGVAMVKRADGTWSNPVFVTITGGSIGAQIGVQSVDLVLVFKHSNSLTDIKKSSFTLGGDLSVAAGPVGRNSTANTDYKLEAEVYSYSRSKGLFAGISLNGASLAIDAPSNTAFYGKAMTAHKIFDAADNSSAIVKELKSTLTSMQK; translated from the coding sequence ATGAAAACGATGAAATTATCGAAGTTGAAAATTGCGCTTGTTTTGTGTGCAAGCTTATTCTTAAGCGCTTCGGTTAATGCACAGGAAAAGGAAGAAAAGAAGGTAAAAGATGCAACAACAGTTCTTGCAGATTTTAGTAAGATGAAGGAATCAATCCCATCAGAATTACTGGCTGTTACGCAAGGGATAATTGTCGTGCCAAAACTGATTAACGCAGGTTTTGTAATCGGAGCGAAAAGAGGTAAGGGTGTTGCCATGGTTAAACGTGCCGACGGTACATGGAGTAATCCTGTTTTTGTAACCATTACCGGAGGCAGTATTGGTGCACAGATAGGTGTTCAGTCGGTAGACCTGGTATTAGTCTTTAAACATAGCAATAGTCTGACTGATATTAAAAAGAGCAGTTTTACGCTTGGTGGTGACCTTTCTGTCGCTGCTGGTCCTGTAGGCAGAAATTCTACCGCAAATACAGATTATAAACTGGAAGCTGAAGTTTATTCCTATTCCCGTAGTAAAGGTCTTTTTGCAGGTATTTCATTAAATGGGGCTTCTCTGGCTATTGATGCACCTTCGAATACTGCTTTTTATGGAAAAGCAATGACCGCACATAAAATATTCGATGCCGCTGACAATTCTTCAGCAATCGTCAAAGAACTAAAATCGACCCTGACAAGTATGCAAAAATAA
- a CDS encoding DUF6496 domain-containing protein translates to MAEYSKKASVKVEETMHEMKEGKLKSGSGAKVTSKKQAIAIGLSEARKAGAKVPKKK, encoded by the coding sequence ATGGCTGAATATTCAAAAAAAGCAAGCGTGAAAGTTGAAGAAACTATGCATGAAATGAAAGAAGGTAAATTGAAATCAGGGAGCGGAGCAAAAGTGACCTCTAAAAAACAAGCAATAGCTATCGGTCTTTCTGAAGCAAGAAAAGCAGGAGCGAAAGTGCCAAAGAAAAAATAA
- a CDS encoding AraC family transcriptional regulator, which yields MKPQLLKASPNPIHSFNARQDNVPYINNRWHYHTEVELIHFKKGNGTQFIGDSIKRFRSGDVILIGAHLPHYWRFDDVYFDEQVKTSADVRVIHFNENFWGDVFLNLPENKLIKVTLEKAKRGLQIGGSMKNSIGELLEQLLQAEGSKKIILLMEALTAIGNCTKTRLLSSIGFKHDFEDSENDRIHAIYEFSLANFKRKIQTQEVADIAHVSVNYFCRYFKSRTRKTYSQFINEIRIGHACKLLIENKINVKQICYESGFYNFASFHKYFKSITGKSPLNYQREFLIDRQA from the coding sequence ATGAAACCTCAACTTTTAAAAGCATCTCCGAACCCAATTCATTCTTTCAATGCCAGACAGGATAATGTGCCTTATATTAATAACCGCTGGCATTACCATACCGAAGTAGAATTGATTCATTTCAAGAAAGGTAATGGTACCCAGTTTATTGGAGATAGTATAAAACGCTTCAGATCTGGTGACGTTATTTTAATCGGCGCGCACCTGCCGCATTACTGGAGATTTGATGATGTGTATTTTGATGAGCAGGTAAAAACGAGTGCTGATGTACGTGTGATTCATTTCAATGAGAATTTCTGGGGAGATGTTTTTCTCAACCTGCCGGAAAACAAGTTAATAAAGGTTACGCTTGAAAAAGCCAAAAGAGGGCTCCAGATTGGCGGATCAATGAAAAACAGTATTGGTGAGTTACTGGAACAACTTTTACAAGCAGAGGGCTCAAAGAAAATCATCCTGCTGATGGAAGCGCTCACTGCCATTGGCAATTGTACTAAAACAAGACTACTTTCTTCGATAGGCTTTAAACATGATTTTGAAGATTCAGAAAATGACAGGATACATGCGATCTATGAATTTTCCTTAGCCAATTTTAAACGTAAAATTCAAACACAGGAGGTCGCAGATATTGCACATGTGAGCGTAAATTATTTTTGCAGATATTTCAAATCGAGAACTAGAAAAACCTATTCTCAATTCATCAATGAAATAAGAATAGGTCATGCTTGTAAGTTGTTAATTGAAAACAAGATTAACGTGAAACAGATTTGCTATGAGAGTGGCTTTTACAATTTTGCCAGCTTTCATAAATATTTCAAGTCTATTACAGGCAAAAGTCCACTGAATTATCAGCGTGAATTTTTAATCGACCGTCAAGCTTAG